Proteins co-encoded in one Papaver somniferum cultivar HN1 chromosome 5, ASM357369v1, whole genome shotgun sequence genomic window:
- the LOC113279913 gene encoding bidirectional sugar transporter SWEET1a-like, translating into MENDLSLKQGMYGLPFVSPHNILVTTINGIGAVIEGIYVVIFMIYAPKKDKLKLMVLLAVALITFASVSMVSLLVIHEHDTRLFFCGLAATIFSINMYASPLSVMKLVIPTKSVEYMPFLLSLFVFLCGTFWFVYGLLGGDPFITVPNGFGCGLGALQLILYAMYRNPRGKAVVADDGASVMPPPPAPCSSNEEDDDFIEMGFEKPLQKTAAITTAAICGIDDTRIDIV; encoded by the exons ATGGAGAATGATCTCTCTCTGAAACAGGGAAT GTATGGGCTTCCATTTGTTTCCCCACATAATATCTTGGTGACTACCATTAATGGTATTGGTGCAGTTATAGAAGGAATATATGTGGTGATTTTCATGATATACGCACCAAAGAAGGACAAATTGAAGTTGATGGTGTTACTCGCTGTGGCTCTCATCACATTCGCATCCGTCTCCATGGTTTCTTTACTCGTAATCCATGAACATGACACCAGGTTGTTTTTCTGTGGTCTTGCTGCTACCATCTTCTCTATCAACATGTATGCCTCACCGTTGTCTGTCATG AAACTGGTAATTCCAACCAAGAGTGTAGAGTACATGCCCTTCTTATTATCACTGTTCGTGTTTCTTTGCGGCACATTCTGGTTCGTTTATGGTCTTCTCGGTGGAGATCCTTTCATTACT GTTCCAAATGGTTTTGGATGTGGTTTAGGGGCATTGCAGTTGATATTATACGCCATGTACAGAAATCCAAGAGGCAAAGCTGTTGTTGCTGATGATGGAGCCAGTGTGATGCCTCCTCCTCCTGCTCCTTgtagtagtaatgaagaagatgatgattttatTGAGATGGGTTTCGAGAAACCTCTTCAAAAGACTGCTGCTATTACGACTGCTGCTATATGCGGCATCGACGATACTCGAATCGATATTGTGTAG